From a region of the Rhipicephalus microplus isolate Deutch F79 chromosome X, USDA_Rmic, whole genome shotgun sequence genome:
- the LOC119187626 gene encoding uncharacterized protein LOC119187626, which produces MTSHIKISSLILLACCLALASSHAGLEHATEQHVYAGGEDYPHGFVVRTIHEGEDRHGHRGRGYGHGHRDYVNEPEYVVRSPYGALLQQSESQHMYATGAALGLGGALGHEHAHFFPGHMSDYLMAR; this is translated from the coding sequence ATCTCGTCGCTGATCCTGCTAGCATGCTGCCTCGCGCTAGCTTCAAGCCATGCCGGGTTGGAACACGCCACAGAGCAACACGTGTATGCGGGCGGAGAAGACTACCCACATGGCTTTGTGGTGCGTACCATCCACGAGGGAGAAGACCGACACGGCCATCGGGGCCGAGGCTACGGCCATGGCCATAGGGACTACGTGAATGAACCGGAGTACGTGGTGCGCAGCCCGTATGGTGCCCTTCTTCAGCAGTCAGAATCGCAACACATGTACGCCACCGGTGCGGCGTTAGGCCTCGGAGGAGCCTTGGGTCACGAGCATGCACACTTCTTTCCGGGGCACATGAGTGATTACCTGATGGCAAGATGA